The DNA region CGGCGGAATGATGGGGACGAGATCCAGCAAATGGCGTCCTCTCCGCTCATCGCAAATCCAGCCGGTGATCCCGATATGGAAACCCATCGCCAGGTACGTTTTAAGCTCCGCTTCAGTTCCCGTAAAGCAGTGGACCACCGCTCTTTTTACCCCATGCTCCTTCAAGATCGAGGTGAAATCGCCGGAGGCTTCCCGCTCATGCAGGAACAGCGGCAGGTTCAGGTCGAGCGCCAAGCGGATCTGCTCGGCAAACCATTTGCGCTGCACGTCGCGCGGGGAGAAATCCCGGTTGTAATCGAGCCCGCACTCCCCAATAGCGACCACCTGGGGAAGCTGCGCCAATTCCCTAAGCTTGTCTATCGTCTCTTCGTTGCAGCCCTTGGCATCATGCGGATGAACGCCCGCCGTAGCGTACAGCTTCCCCGGAAAGTCTCCGGCATAACGCGCCGCCTCTGCACTGCTTCGCAGGCTCGTCCCGGTAATGATCAAAGGCGAGACGCCCCTAGCGGCCGCCCGCTCCACCACCTGCTCCCGGTCGCGCTGAAACGAGCGGTGCATTAAATTCACGCCAATATCGATCGTGCTCATAGGTTGATTCATTGTTGGATTTATTGTTGGATTCACTGTTTGATTCCTCCTCGTCCGCCTTAAGCCGGATATTATTAACTCCCCCGTTTTTCCCGCCCCGCTTCCGCGATTCTTTCCCGTTTGGGGCGGTTCAGCAAGCAAAGGGTATATTTCAAGCATTCGATCCAGTCTTTGGCGGATAAAAAAATATTTATGCAAAAAAATGACGCCCATAAACGACCCCAGCAGCGCGAATCCCGAAAATACCAACACGCCCGCGGCGTTCCGGCCCGCGTCACCCAAGAGGGCTGCGGACAAGTTGTACGCCATATACCCTAAGCCGCGAAAATATCGCGCCCCATGATGGCTTTCGGACTCTTAGCTGCTGGAATCCTTAGGTTCTTTAGACCCTTTGGGACTTTTAGAGCCCTGTTCCAGCCGATAGTAGGTCCCGTCATGAAACGCCTTATCGTAATAAAACGCCATAAAGCCGATAAGCAGCACATTTCCGCTCCCCGCCAGCCAGATGAACCACGATCCGTGCAGGTGCACGATCGAGTACATGATTTTATACATGCTCATATGGCTTGCAACCGCCATCCCCAGCCCAAGCACACCGGCGTACAGGACGAACTGCAGCTCGCAGCGGTAAGGATTGGCGCCGATCCATAAGCCCCAAACCGTCAGTACTGCGGTTATGGCCGCCGCGATGTAAAATTCCCATGTCAACATGGGCGGGGCAAGAGTCGGGAAGGCGCAAAGATAGACCAAAAACAAAAAGACGATCAGCGTCCCCCGAATGCCGGAAGCATGCATGATTCTAAGTTGAAAAGAATCCAGCCTGGTTCGTTCCCCGCTTCTCATTTTTCCCCCTGTTCCCGTAGATTTCAAATGCTGCAGCATTCCGGCGGCACCCGGTCGGCCAGCCATACTTCATTGCCGGCAAAATAAAATGTAACTCCAAGCCGCTCCGCGCCTCGTGTGTCTATTTTAAGAATAACCAGCTCACCTCTGCGGCTGCCCGCAAGCGTGGCGAAATGGGTCCCTTCCGACAAATGCACGTACTGCCGGCTCATCGGATGAAGCCCTTCTTTCAGTATAGACGGGAGGGCATTCTTGTTGGTTCCATGGTACAGCACAGCAGGAGGCTCACCCGGGGTGTAAGTTACCCGGTCATGACTATGGCCGTATCTTGCTCTAATCCGGTCGTCCTCGATCACAAAACGCTGCTTATCCGAGTTGCGGACCACCTGTTCGATATCTTCGCGGCTTACCCATGACCACTTCGCCTGTGCCCTGATGGCTTTCAGAAGGGAATCCACCGGACATGAACCGTCCGCGGGATCGAGGACAAGCCTGAAATCCTCGGGGGTATGGCGCAGCATTTTGCTCATCAGCTTGCTTAAGCTTTTTTCCGTTGCCGGATTTAACATCGTTATCACTTCACTTTCTAGCCGTTTCCATTTATTGCATTATAACCTTTCCAGGACGGTTTGGTCAGGAAAGTTTGGTTTAACACAACATTCCCACGAGGAAGTCAGGCAGGTGACACCAAGATAATCGCGTAAAACGTACGCTAAGTGAAAATCAAAGCATAATGGCATGAACCTGCGTAAGCTAAGAAATATTTTGAAACGAATCTACATAGCGGGTATAATAAAACTCATCAACTGGGCGTATGCGATAGCTCAATATAGTCCAAAAGAAGCAATCTCCCTGCTTTGCAAGGGCCGAAGAGATTGCTTCTTTCACTTTTTGTGACGAAACATCTCGTCAAGCCGCTAATCGCGGGACAAATACGCAAACGAAACGTGGGACCTTCGGAGATAGAAGTTAGTGCTGTGATGTAGAAATATTTTGTGAGATTGCGATACACTGTAAACAGGAGGGATTTTTATGATATCTAACCGGAGCGTCCAGATCGGTCCGCCGCGTTTCGGCATTGCCGTACATGCCCTGATCTTGCTTGCCAAATGCGAGGGACCGCTTTCCAGCGCGGCCATTGCCAGCAACGTCCAATCGCATGCCACATTCCTCCGCAGGGTATTGGCGCAGCTCACGCACACCGGTATTGTCGAAGCGAGAGAAGGGCGGAATGGGGGCTACTATCTGAAGCGCCGTCCGGATCAAATTACACTGGCGGATATATTTTTAGCTGTAAAATCGGATTGCTGCGAACAAGAGGTTCAAGAGGAATGCACCTCGGGCCAACAAAAGCTCGAAGCGATTATGGGAGAAGTGCAAAAGCAGGCTGTCGAACTGCTCAAGCAGCATACGTTAGCCGATTTGATGCAAGAATAATTACCGGATTGCAATGTGAGCCGGAACGTTATATACTGTACTCAGTTAAGTTGCAGTTGATAATTCGACTGCATTTTATTTCAAAAAATACTGTGCCTAAATTGAGCACAGTATTTATAAGGAGGAGAGAAGCATGTCCGTTTCACAATCGTCCCAAACGGTGGAGCAGCAGCAGTTTTTCAACGTTATTCAGGATCGGCGGTCCGTCCGCAGCTATGATCCCGAGGTAAAGATTCCGCGGGAGGAAATGAACGAAATCTTGCAGCAAGCTACGCTGGCTCCTTCAGGCGCCAATCTGCAGCCGTGGCGTTTTCTCGTAATCGATTCGCAAGAGCTGAAGCAAAAACTGCTTCCGATCGCCTTCAATCAGCAGCAAGTGATTGAGGCTTCGGCTGTCATTGCGGTACTCGGAGATTTGGAATGTTATAAATTGGCCGAGAAAATTTACGGAATGGCGGTCGATGCGGGTTACATGCCTGCAGAGACGGCTAAATCGTTCGTGGAACGTTATCAAGGGATGTTCGCGAGCATGCCTAAGGAGACTATTCGCCGATCCGTATCTATTGACGGTGGTTTGGTATCCATGCAGCTTATGCTTGTCGCCCGCGCTAAAGGCTATGATACGGTCCCGATGGGCGGCTATGACCAGGCTAAATTTGTAGAAGCGTTCGATATTCCGGAGAGATACGCTCCTGTTATGCTTATCGCCATCGGTAAGGCGGCGAAGCCCGGACACCCGACGGTAAGATTGCCGATTCAGGATGTCGCTTTCTTCAACGAAATGCCTAAGGCATGAAAAGGGCTTTTTTCGTAAAATAGCGGCTGCTGCATCCGTTAGATTTCCGGCGGGCTGGCGCAATACCCGCTCGAAACCTGAGCTTTTTGGCGGGAAATCGCGAATGTATCCGGGCTGCAAAGTGTCTTGTGCTGGACAACCGCTCGCCCCCTCATGGTATACTGCCTGTAATATGCGGAAAAGGGGGGTTTGGTAACCATGTGGAAAGAATTCAAAGCCTTCGCCCTAAAGGGCAACGTGCTGGATCTGGCCATCGGTGTCATCGTTGGTGCGGCTTTCGGGAAAATCGTCACCTCCCTGGTGGAAGACATGCTGATGCCCGTGATCGGCCTCTTGATGGGCGGCATTGACCTTAAAGGACTGCAATTCCAATATGGCGACACCATCTTGAAATACGGCGCGTTCCTTCAGACCATCATCGACTTCTTTATCGTCTCCTTCTCGATTTTCTTGTTTGTCAAAGGTATCAATAAACTGAAACGCAAAGAAGATCCGAAGCCCGAAGCGCCGCCGGCGCCGTCCAAAGAAGAGCTGCTGCTGACGGAAATCCGGGATTTGCTGAAACAGCGACAGGTCGAATAGATGCAGCCGAAAAAGAGTGCCTTGAGCCGCAACCAACCTGTCGGGCTCGGGCACTCTTTTGTCATGTTACAACCGCGGATCGATCTCCCGCTCCTGCGCCACCTCAAACAGCAGATTGGCGGCAATTTCCTTATACGCGGCATGGTCCGGGGTTATGTCGGCGAAAGATACACCGAGCAGTTGCATCCCGAGCCGGTACTCGCTTAGCGAAGTGCGCAGCTTCTGGTTGACGTTCTTTTGCTTCAGCAGCTTGCGGTATTTGTGCGGGAACTTGTAGTCATACCCGTAGATGATGGACAGGTACTCGGGATTGCGCACCTTCATATAAGGCACGGTCCTGCCGTTCCATACCTCGGGCTTGATGACGACTCCCTCCATATGCTGCTCCAGCGTCAGCTTGGCGAAATACCGCTCCGCCCGCGCCAAGCAATCCGGATCGGACAGATCGAGCAAAAGCGCTTCATCCTCGGAAAGAAAACCGTACATCTCGGACGTCTTCCACTCCGGCACTTGCTCCCGACCATCTTCATAGACGATTTTCAGCACGGCAAACGGCTTATACTCCAACGCCCCGTCCTCCGCATAAAGCTCCAGCTGCCGCTTGTAAGTTTCATAAGCCCCCAAATGATCCGCCAGCGGAACATGGGTTTCGCGAATGTCATGCATATGCTTATAGTTCTGGTATACGCTCGCTCCATACTTTTCGCTGAGGTCGTTCTTCGCCATGCGGAACTGATCCCGTTCAAAACCGCTCGCCTCATACTCCGCGTTCAGCTTGGCAAAGGCCTGTTCAAACCCGGTTTGCGCCAGGAACGCAAGCTCCGTTTCCAAGGCCTTCTCGATCGGTTTAAACTGCCGCTCAATCAGCCCTTCGCCCAGCGCTTTCCACGGCATAAGCTCTCCATCCAGGATCAGCATGGCGATCCCCTGCTCTTCCATATACCCGCCGAATTTATCCAGCAGCTTAGCATAAATGGCCGAAAGGTCCGCCCGATTCACCTTGTAGCCGTTCCGGCTGACGGCAAAACATTGCTCCGGGTCTTTATACAAATAAACATTGCACCGCGAACCCATATATTTCGGCTGCAGGACGACCTGCCCCACGCCGCGTTCCTTGAAATAATCCAGCCCGCGCGCCAGGGACTCGAGCTCGTCTGCCGCTTCGTCCTTGTCCGCCGGGGACATCGTACCGGAGATGAAGTTGATTTTGTGCCGCGAGCAGTAATGCAGCCGGCGCAGTTCTTCTTCCCCCAGCTCCCCGACGGACACCTTCCGCTCCTCTTTAAACAGCGTCGGAAGCTCCTCGAATATAGCCGCCCGCCCCGACTTCCGCGACTTCAAAAACGGCTTGTACGAGATGCTGACGGAAGTCAGCAGGTTGCCATGCACACTGCCGGTGTCGATATGGATTTTGTTGCGGATGCGAAAAGACTGTTTGGCCGCCACATGCCCGAATATATGGTAAGGGTGGTTCTTCACCGCTTCCTCCTGCAAAAAAGCCAACTGCCCTTCCAGCGGCGCCTCCCGGTCAATCCGGAAGTTCCGCTGATGCCGGGCGGAGTTCGTGTCCAGCTTGCCGATATACTTGTTCCGGCACGGCGCATGAGTAACATAGAAGGATGATCCCCTGGTCCCCACATACCGGTAAAACGGCTGCGCCATCGACACCAGCTCCCGGAATCGCTCCAACAGCTCCGCATCCTGCCGCAGCGCCTGAACCGAATCGAAATACGTCTGCAGCAGCTCCTGATCGACGCCGCTGATTTCGCCTTTAAAATACTTGTCGACGAAGTTCTCGTGGTTCCCCAGCACAAAGTAAAAATGCTCCCGGTTCTCGTACAGAAACCGGATGATTTCCTCCGTTTGCTTGCCCTTGTCGATCCAGTCGCCCGCTAGAATAAGCTTCGTATGCCGCAGCTTCTCCGCCGCCACCAGCTTGCCGTCCTCCAGACGGTACCCGTGATCGCGCAGCAGCCCCTGCAGATCGTCCACGCATTCGTGCACATCGCCGATGATGATATATTGCTGATCCTGCGGGAGTACGGTGCTCAAGTAATCGTCAAGGTTCTCGATCACGACGCGGTACTCCGGATTCGCTGTTCCTTCAACCGGAAGGTAGAAATCTTTAGCACGGACCTTGTGAACTTTGCCGTAGCCTTCGCGGGCCAGCGAGCCGAGAACGTCTTTTTTCAGCCGGTTGATGTGGTTGGTGATCAGCTTCTTGGAGCGCTCCGAGGCATAATAGTCCTCCCGCCGGCGATAATCGAAGACGATCACCTCCAGGTTGTAATTGTTCTGAACGGCGATGTCTTTCACCTTTGCCCGGAAATCCTCGGACAAACCGGTCGTATCGACCACTACAAACTCCGCGTTGATCGGAAAAGAGGTGGCCAGCTTCAGTCTTTCAAACAGCAGGCGAAAAGCCTGCTCGCTCGCCTCCAGCATCACTTGATCGTATTTATCGTATTCGTATCCAAGGAGCTCCTGGCGAATCCCGTCGGAGGACAGATACTGCACGTTAGCCTTGATATTCCCGCGTCCGTCCTCGAAACGCAATCCCGGAACCAGCACCTCCTTGGCAAAGGTGGTTTTACCGCATTCGGTCGAACCGACCAGCATAAAAATCGTATGGACCTTCGTTTGGATTTCCATCGCTTTAGGCCCCCTTTTTCTTAAGAATGACGCCCTGCGTCGTCTTGATATTGTCGACCCCGTCCCCGACAGCCACGAATTCGAAATGCAGCTCCGTGTCCCGCAGCACCTCGCCGATCCACTGCCGGAACGAGTCCTCCCCCATCTCCCATTTATGATCGTCATGCCGGAATTCGCTCAGCTCGTAAAACCGGTTGAAATCCGCGTTCGGCGTCGTGATGATGAAACGCTCAAAGTCGACTTTGGCGCAGATTTGCCGGATCAGCCGCCCCGCCTCGTCCCGGCTCATATGCTCAATCACTTCGGTGAGGATGACATCGACCTGCTCCCCATTGTAGCTTTCCAGGAAGTGATCGATCGAGGCGAACGTGACGAGGTTATCCAGCTCTTTTCGCGCGGCCTTGCGTTTGACCTGCTCCAGCAGTTCCTCGTTGATATCGACCGCATAGTAAGTTCCCTCGATTTTTCCGGCAAAAGGAATCGCATAGAACCCTTCTCCGCAACCCACGTCCAAAATCGACTTGTCGAAGGACAGCGCGTTTCCGATATAGTTCCGCCGCTGCAGCGCCGTGCCGCCGTAGGCGAACTGGATGTCGTAACGGTCCGTCTTCTCCAGCTCCGCCTTGTACCTGTTGAAGCGGTCCCTGGAAGAAAGAAAGTTCCGTACGAACAAACTGCGGATGTAAAACGGCGCATCGATCACATTCAAGCTTTTGATGTACTTATCGAGAATACTGTCCGAGATATCGATATACTCATTGCCGAACATGGACAGGAACAAGCACAATACGCTGACGGTGTGCAGCAGCAGGTACAGGCTTTTCTCCGTCTTCACGATGAGCGAGTAACTCTTATCGGCCTGATGGGTGATGTCAAAGGTAAATTCCTTCAGATGCTTGGCAAAAAATTCGATGTACCGGACCCGCTCGATATGAATCATATTGATGAAAAAAGTATGCTCATAGCCTTCCGTATCCCGTGTATCCTGCGCTTTTAACGGGGCGGAAAAAAACTCGCCGATTGCGTTCAGCGGAAACAGCGGGGTGTTGTACCGCGATACGTTCAAATACTCGAAGTTCTCCTGTTCGTGCTGCTTATATGAAATGTCGTTGTCGGCATCTTTAAAGTACACGTTAAAGGTGTGCTCGCCGGTATACCAGCCGTACGCCATGCCTTTGCGGATGGAGCGGAGCAGCATCCCGGAGTGCGGATTTTTTTTGATCAAAAAAGAAAATTGCGGATTCG from Paenibacillus macerans includes:
- a CDS encoding TatD family hydrolase, which produces MNQPMSTIDIGVNLMHRSFQRDREQVVERAAARGVSPLIITGTSLRSSAEAARYAGDFPGKLYATAGVHPHDAKGCNEETIDKLRELAQLPQVVAIGECGLDYNRDFSPRDVQRKWFAEQIRLALDLNLPLFLHEREASGDFTSILKEHGVKRAVVHCFTGTEAELKTYLAMGFHIGITGWICDERRGRHLLDLVPIIPPDRLMIETDAPFLTPRDMKDKPADRRNEPAFLPHIVETIARCTGRTAAEIAEMTTQTAREFFGI
- a CDS encoding RNA 2'-phosphotransferase → MLNPATEKSLSKLMSKMLRHTPEDFRLVLDPADGSCPVDSLLKAIRAQAKWSWVSREDIEQVVRNSDKQRFVIEDDRIRARYGHSHDRVTYTPGEPPAVLYHGTNKNALPSILKEGLHPMSRQYVHLSEGTHFATLAGSRRGELVILKIDTRGAERLGVTFYFAGNEVWLADRVPPECCSI
- a CDS encoding RrF2 family transcriptional regulator; its protein translation is MISNRSVQIGPPRFGIAVHALILLAKCEGPLSSAAIASNVQSHATFLRRVLAQLTHTGIVEAREGRNGGYYLKRRPDQITLADIFLAVKSDCCEQEVQEECTSGQQKLEAIMGEVQKQAVELLKQHTLADLMQE
- a CDS encoding nitroreductase family protein, with the protein product MSVSQSSQTVEQQQFFNVIQDRRSVRSYDPEVKIPREEMNEILQQATLAPSGANLQPWRFLVIDSQELKQKLLPIAFNQQQVIEASAVIAVLGDLECYKLAEKIYGMAVDAGYMPAETAKSFVERYQGMFASMPKETIRRSVSIDGGLVSMQLMLVARAKGYDTVPMGGYDQAKFVEAFDIPERYAPVMLIAIGKAAKPGHPTVRLPIQDVAFFNEMPKA
- the mscL gene encoding large conductance mechanosensitive channel protein MscL, translated to MWKEFKAFALKGNVLDLAIGVIVGAAFGKIVTSLVEDMLMPVIGLLMGGIDLKGLQFQYGDTILKYGAFLQTIIDFFIVSFSIFLFVKGINKLKRKEDPKPEAPPAPSKEELLLTEIRDLLKQRQVE
- a CDS encoding metallophosphoesterase, coding for MEIQTKVHTIFMLVGSTECGKTTFAKEVLVPGLRFEDGRGNIKANVQYLSSDGIRQELLGYEYDKYDQVMLEASEQAFRLLFERLKLATSFPINAEFVVVDTTGLSEDFRAKVKDIAVQNNYNLEVIVFDYRRREDYYASERSKKLITNHINRLKKDVLGSLAREGYGKVHKVRAKDFYLPVEGTANPEYRVVIENLDDYLSTVLPQDQQYIIIGDVHECVDDLQGLLRDHGYRLEDGKLVAAEKLRHTKLILAGDWIDKGKQTEEIIRFLYENREHFYFVLGNHENFVDKYFKGEISGVDQELLQTYFDSVQALRQDAELLERFRELVSMAQPFYRYVGTRGSSFYVTHAPCRNKYIGKLDTNSARHQRNFRIDREAPLEGQLAFLQEEAVKNHPYHIFGHVAAKQSFRIRNKIHIDTGSVHGNLLTSVSISYKPFLKSRKSGRAAIFEELPTLFKEERKVSVGELGEEELRRLHYCSRHKINFISGTMSPADKDEAADELESLARGLDYFKERGVGQVVLQPKYMGSRCNVYLYKDPEQCFAVSRNGYKVNRADLSAIYAKLLDKFGGYMEEQGIAMLILDGELMPWKALGEGLIERQFKPIEKALETELAFLAQTGFEQAFAKLNAEYEASGFERDQFRMAKNDLSEKYGASVYQNYKHMHDIRETHVPLADHLGAYETYKRQLELYAEDGALEYKPFAVLKIVYEDGREQVPEWKTSEMYGFLSEDEALLLDLSDPDCLARAERYFAKLTLEQHMEGVVIKPEVWNGRTVPYMKVRNPEYLSIIYGYDYKFPHKYRKLLKQKNVNQKLRTSLSEYRLGMQLLGVSFADITPDHAAYKEIAANLLFEVAQEREIDPRL
- a CDS encoding class I SAM-dependent methyltransferase, with product MAIIQVRSTNPQFSFLIKKNPHSGMLLRSIRKGMAYGWYTGEHTFNVYFKDADNDISYKQHEQENFEYLNVSRYNTPLFPLNAIGEFFSAPLKAQDTRDTEGYEHTFFINMIHIERVRYIEFFAKHLKEFTFDITHQADKSYSLIVKTEKSLYLLLHTVSVLCLFLSMFGNEYIDISDSILDKYIKSLNVIDAPFYIRSLFVRNFLSSRDRFNRYKAELEKTDRYDIQFAYGGTALQRRNYIGNALSFDKSILDVGCGEGFYAIPFAGKIEGTYYAVDINEELLEQVKRKAARKELDNLVTFASIDHFLESYNGEQVDVILTEVIEHMSRDEAGRLIRQICAKVDFERFIITTPNADFNRFYELSEFRHDDHKWEMGEDSFRQWIGEVLRDTELHFEFVAVGDGVDNIKTTQGVILKKKGA